Within Anopheles nili chromosome 3, idAnoNiliSN_F5_01, whole genome shotgun sequence, the genomic segment catatagttttgtgataaaaacatgctcaatgatatggggagcgatggtttaaataacagtaattttTCACACACTGTTTGttactatgttttgtatcaaaaaagcatttaatttaAGCATCcatccaatttattatttacggcaaaatactgcgaccgaattatgaccggtaagatacgacactcaaaaagatcctacagtgtgcgtagaataatccgatcgatagcaaacgagagcaaacgagatgggatgctgattatcatgtgccagaaagatcgacgacatgtaccgataacatttggaggggaaatccattagcgatattcGTGCTGATACatgtatcctcctcgacgcatgatctctcggtactagcgaattgaaatttgtcggttttggcgttcaaaatccgacgccgaaatcctcccgatgagcagcgggcgttcaaatcgttccgatattaatttttgtgatatccacaTGCGCGAAAatcacgcgcaacgacgccagatttggctctgctgataaaaagcgtgtgccatgggcttaaagattactatttcggataacggaagcagcacgtgagtgcaacaaggacaagctactatattttgtaccaggcgagcgtaggtgattccttgcactatggagtgaggcgtgttagctggacaccgtgcgtgataatcccggtagtttcatatagttttgtgataaaaacatgctcaatgatatggtgagcgatggtttaaataacagtaatttatcacacgcCGTTTGCtactatgttttgtattaaaTAAGCATTTAGTTTAAGCATCcatccaatttattatttacggcaaaatactgcgaccgaattatgaccggcaagatacgacactctaaaagatcctacagtgtgcgtagaataatccgatcgatagcaaacgagagcaaacgagatgggatgctgattatcatgcgccagaaagatcgacgatatgtaccgataacatttggaggggaaatccattagcgatattccagctgatacatgtatcctcttcgacgcatgatctctcgttactagcgaattgaaatttgtcggttttggcgttcaaaatccgacgccgaaatccttccgatgagcagcgggcgttcaaatcgttcttggtggctaatcgaattaatttttgtgatatccacatgcgcgaaaaccacgcgcaacgacgccagatttggctctgctgataaaaagcgtgtgtcatgggcttaaagattactatttcggataacggaagcagcacgtgagtgcaacaaggacaagctactatattttgtaccaggcgaacataggtgattccttgcactatggaatgaggcgtgttagctggacaccgtgctTGATAATctcgctagtttcatatagttttgtgataaaaagatgctgaatgatatggggagcgatggtttaaataacagtaatttatcccacaccgtttgctactatgttttgtatcataaaagcatttaatgtacgcagccacccaatttattattaccggcaaaatactgcgaccgaattatgaccggcaagatacgacactctaaaagatcctacagtgtgcgtagaataatccgatcgatagcaaacgagagcaaacgagatgggatgctgattatcatgcgccagaaagatcgacgatatgtaccgataacatttggaggggaaatccattagcgatattccagctgatacatgtatcctcttcgacgcatgatctctcgttactagcgaattgaaatttgtcggttttggcgttcaaaatccgacgccgaaatccttccgatgagcagcgggcgttcaaatcgttcttggtggctaatcgaattaatttttgtgatatgcacatgcgcgaaaaccacgcgcaacgacgccagatttggctctgctgataaaaagcgtgtgtcatgggcttaaagattactatttcggataacggaagcagcacgtgagtgcaacaaggacaagctactatattttgtaccaggcgaacataggtgattccttgcactatggaatgaggcgtgttagctggacaccgtgctTGATAATctcgctagtttcatatagttttgtgataaaaagatgctgaatgatatggggagcgatggtttaaataacagtaatttatcccacaccgtttgctactatgttttgtatcataaaagcatttaatgtacgcagccacccaatttattattaccggcaaaatactgcgaccgaattatgaccggcaagatacgacactcaaaaagatcctacagtgtgcgtagaataatccgatcgatagcaaacgagagcaaacgagatgggatgctgattatcgtgcgccagaaagatcggcgatatgtaccgataacatttggaggggaaatccattagcgatattccagctgatacatgcaacctcctcgacgcatgatctctgggtactagcgaattgaaatttgtcggttttggcattcaaaatccgacgccgaaatccttccgatgagcagcggccgttcaaatcgttcgatattggtggctaatcgaattaatttttgtgatatccacgtgcgcgaaaaccacgcgcaacgacgccagatttggctctgctgataaaaagcgtgtgccatgggcttaaagattactatttcggataacggaagcagcacgtgagtgcaacaaggacaagctactatattttgtaccaggcgagcgtaggtgattccttgcactatggagtgaggcgtgttagctggacaccgtgcgtgataatcccgctagtttcatatagttttatgataaaaacatgctcaatgatatggggagcgatggtttaaataacagtaatttatcGTACATCGTTTGCTACTATTTTTTGCAtcataaaagcatttaatgtacgcagccacccaatttattattaccagcaaaatactgcgaccgaattatgaccggcaagatacgacactcaaaaagatcctacagtgtgcgtagaataatccgatcgatagcaaacgagagcaaacgagatgggatgctgattatcatgtgccagaaagatcggcgatatgttccgataacatttggaggggaaatccattagcgatattccagctgatacatgcaacctcctcgacgcatgatctctcggtactagcgaattgaaatttgtcggttttggcgttcaaaatccgacgccgaaatccttccgatgagcagcgggcgttcaaatcgttccgatattaatttttgtgatatccacgtgcgcgaaaaccacgcgcatcgacgccagatttggctctgctgataaaaagcgtgtgccatgggcttaaagattaatatttcggataacggaagcagcacgtgagtgcaacaaggacaagctactatattttgtaccaggcgaacgtaggtgattccttgcactatggagtgaggcgtgttagctggacaccgtgcgtgataatcccgctagtttcatatagttttgtgataaaaacatgctcaatgatatggggagcgatggtttaaataacagtaatttatcacacaccgtttgttactatgttttgtatcaaaaaagcatttaatgtacgcatccatccaatttattattaccggcaaaatactgcgaccgaattatgaccggcaagatacgacactcaaaaagatcctacagtgtgcgtagaataatccgatcgatagcaaacgagagcaaacgagatgggatgctgattatcgtgcgccagaaagatcgacgatatgtactgataacatttggaggggaaatccattagcgatattccagctggtacatgtatcctcttcgacgtATTGTATCCTCCTAGCGAATTctaatttggcgattttggcgttcaaaatccgacgtcgaatcgataccgcttagcgacgagcgTTGACTTGATATTACTAAATATTACTATAATAAACTAAACTAAATGTTACTATAATAATAAGACTCTGATTATAATTATAAGACTCTGAATAGAATTCCTTGCACCAGACAAACGAAAACTACGATGAAATTAATATTGTGTTATAACTAAAACAAGAATTCATTGGCAATGAACAATGCCGTGTTAAAGCTAAGGTGCTACCGTCATATGTTCTTCAAAACCCACTTCTCCCGACAACAAGGTGTCCATCACTATAACTATTTACCCATCACTAGCACAGAACGTGTCATAAGTGACGTTTCTACCGAcggagtgtgagtgtgtgtacgCGATTGTTTTGGATGGTACTTTTCTTGGAGGGGATTTGTAGTATTTTCGCAACAAATCTACCCAATTCCATTctcctttttctcgttcccCGTAGTGCGGTTGAACTCCAGAAAAGCACGGTAGGCCTCCGACTACCTCCAGCAGCAAGGCTCGCGTGTCCGCAACACACAGGAAAAGGCTGCCTTCCAAAAAGAAGAAGTCCCTACTGCCGGTGCACGTCGTCGTCTGGGGCTGGTTCGTCATCGCTCAGCCACCCCTTGCTTTCTGTGgaaagataaaagaaaaaaaactagagaGTCTCTCGTTGTTATCGGAACAAACGGACATCAggacaaacgaaaaagaagcctGGGAAGTGGCAATTCACCAACCTGTGTGACCAATAAGTTATGCAGTGCAATCTCGGAAACCCGTGGCACAGCTGGTGATTGCGATACGACGGTAGCACAGTAGCGGAAGGTGTACACCACAAGTGGCCAGGATACGGGCTCCCAGCGGCCACCAAACTCCGTGACTCGTTCACTTGTTCCCAGCATGTCGCACGATGCCAGCGCGCTCCCATCGGAGCTGCTCACCTCGGCGGCCCCGTTGGTGGGTCTATCCGGACTGGATGTGCAGCGAAATCCCATCCACAAGACGGTGTGGGATGCGTTCAACAACGCTAAGAAGCCCGACAGTGAGTCCATCCAGTATAAGCTGCTTCCGGCGAGCTACGAGTTCCCTGTGTCCAAGCCGAAACACCAATCGTACGAATGGTACACGCCCAAGGGCATCCTCAAGCGCAACTGGATGTTGAAGCACCTCCACGTGCTACCGGCGGTCGTCGTGTTGTTTCAGGATCTCGAATGGAACGACCCCAAATGGACGGAAAAGCAGCTACAGTGCGCCGCCACGATACAGGTGCTGAAAAACTCACTCCAGGGCCGGAACACGCGCATTGCGATAGCGCTTCTTCAGCGTGGCAACTACCTGCAGCAGGGTGAAGACATGCTGGCCTCGGAACGAGCCGCACAGCTGACGAGCAATTGCGACATTAACGCGAAACTGCTGTTTGTGTTGCCACACAACGACCACCTGATGGGGCACATCTTCCGGCTGCAATCGGCGTTCCTCGAGCTGGCCCAATCGTACTACGCGCAAGTGATGAAGCAGATTCGGTTGCACCGTGATCAGCTGACGGATGCGCACACGGTGCTGAAGATCCGGCATCAGTTTAAGCTCGGGTTTATTTCCGAGCTTAAGCTGGATCAATCGAACGCGCTGCGGCACTACCGGCAGACGTACACGTTCCTGGATGACGTGCGGATTGTCGATACAAACTGTCTCGAGCTGAAGACGATCGCCGGATTCGTTAACTACAAGATGTGCAAGCTGTTTTTTCGGTTGAACGCGCCCAAGGACTCGATTTCGCAGTTTAAGAACCACATCAACAAGTACCGCCAGCGGGCGGGTTTTAAGGAGCTGCTGTTCGAGCATTACGCTTGGTTGAGCGTGCAGTACAGTGCCTTCGCGGAGCTGTTCTGCGACGCGGTCAAGAACGGGCTGGCCCCACTGCAAACGCAACATCCGGGCATCTACTTCCACAAGGCGGCCGAGTTCATCGGGCAGCGTAAGGACGCGTTTTTGCAGTGCACTGCACTTGGGACGCCGGGTGCTGGTGAACACGGACCGGCCAGTAATTCGGCGCTGTACAGCGATTTCTTTGGCATCCGGGGTAGCGCGAAGACGGGCGAACCCGTATCCGAGCAGCAGATTATCTGCTTGGTGCAGGAAAACGAGAAGGCGTACAATCACTCGGGCGAAATCATCACCCTGCTCGGGAAGGCGATGGCCCAGTTCAAGGTGTACCGGTGTTTGCGGTTCCGCAAGAAGCTTGCGATCGACATGGCCGAAGAGTATCTGAAAAGCGGTGATCACTCGAAAGCCCTCACGCTTTACTCGCTGATGTTGACGGATTACCGCGTGGACAAGTGGTATACCATCTTCACGCAGGTGCTACTGAAGACGCTCCATTCGGCGTATCTGTCCGCTTCGGTGCCCGATTTTGTGGCCTGCAGCATCGAGGCGTTGTCACCGCATATCGCGATGGAgaaacaggagcgcatacttATCCTCGAGAACCTCTGGAAGGTGTTTCACGTAAGCGCGTGTGTGACGTTTCGCGCAGGATCGTTCACtgatgttttccatttcccccaTTTGCAGCGTGTCTCGCCGGTGTCGAGCAGTCAGATCGCACCGGAACTGTCGAACCATTGGCAGACGGCGCTGGCGTCGTTCGCTAGCCCCATCAAGCTGGATCTGGACCAGCTGAACGATCTCGTCGAGTGCCGGCTAACGTTCGAGAAGCGCCAGATCCGGAATGACGAGaaactgcagctgcagttgTACATCCGCTCGCTGACGGAGGTTCCGTTGAAGCTGAAAGCTTTCTACATCTTGCTGACGGATCTGAAGTCGAGCAGTGTCCGCATTGGTGCTTCCCAGTACGCTGAGTACGTGGGGCCCGTCGACGAGGATTCAACCGCTGGGTTGAAAGCAATCGAAGAGTTCATCCTGGAACCGGACAAATGCTACCGGGTGCTGTTTGTCGGCGATCGGTACCTGTTCGCGGAGAGTGTGGACGTGCACATTTTCCGGCTCGAGTTGCAGATGGGCTCGGACAGCACGCACGCCGTGCTGTCCGTCCGGGAGAAGCTAAACACGAGCAAGTCGTTCAAATCGTACAATCCGCACGTGGATTGCATGGAGAGTATCGCCGTCATCGGCTCTTGCTACATCATTCCGACGTGAGTCGAGTGGAGTGTAACGAAAACGTGGTGTGTGGTTGAGTACAGCCTTTCGAATTCATTTCCTTCCAGGTTCCACTTGGGAtcgcaaacgaaaccaacgaaTCAGCCGATGTTGACGAACGAGTTCTACCAGGTGACGACCAAAATTTTCAACCAATCCAACCTCTGCCTGCAGAACGTCGGTGTAAGCATTAGCGTGCCGCAGTCGATGCGAAACAATGGTAAGTCGTTTAGTCGCCGGTAAAGATCTGTACTTCCTGGATTCA encodes:
- the LOC128723485 gene encoding trafficking protein particle complex subunit 11, translating into MSHDASALPSELLTSAAPLVGLSGLDVQRNPIHKTVWDAFNNAKKPDSESIQYKLLPASYEFPVSKPKHQSYEWYTPKGILKRNWMLKHLHVLPAVVVLFQDLEWNDPKWTEKQLQCAATIQVLKNSLQGRNTRIAIALLQRGNYLQQGEDMLASERAAQLTSNCDINAKLLFVLPHNDHLMGHIFRLQSAFLELAQSYYAQVMKQIRLHRDQLTDAHTVLKIRHQFKLGFISELKLDQSNALRHYRQTYTFLDDVRIVDTNCLELKTIAGFVNYKMCKLFFRLNAPKDSISQFKNHINKYRQRAGFKELLFEHYAWLSVQYSAFAELFCDAVKNGLAPLQTQHPGIYFHKAAEFIGQRKDAFLQCTALGTPGAGEHGPASNSALYSDFFGIRGSAKTGEPVSEQQIICLVQENEKAYNHSGEIITLLGKAMAQFKVYRCLRFRKKLAIDMAEEYLKSGDHSKALTLYSLMLTDYRVDKWYTIFTQVLLKTLHSAYLSASVPDFVACSIEALSPHIAMEKQERILILENLWKVFHRVSPVSSSQIAPELSNHWQTALASFASPIKLDLDQLNDLVECRLTFEKRQIRNDEKLQLQLYIRSLTEVPLKLKAFYILLTDLKSSSVRIGASQYAEYVGPVDEDSTAGLKAIEEFILEPDKCYRVLFVGDRYLFAESVDVHIFRLELQMGSDSTHAVLSVREKLNTSKSFKSYNPHVDCMESIAVIGSCYIIPTFHLGSQTKPTNQPMLTNEFYQVTTKIFNQSNLCLQNVGVSISVPQSMRNNVFLTTDLNHPMQKIHSHVQIDIGELQMQSSTTVSYYLASLVAGNIELRQKMYYQMADPHQSKLAIPNGGTGSATVDSPSTPTSEKEDLAKLLANEKNLQKYVNSHNVKIEPVDTDGQVRKIKEDTVVVPCVEEIKLVGRFYTLSREALGQAYRHEDFLLRVNMVVKSPDPIDILETRFISDHNILEKPYQNGAPVCGSGLRPASRFEELKLLSAVNCTKDWVSKGDYLANDTQLVFNRSRSPDASGQAPTPPNRLTDEQYNRNLLSKLPTNATIIGSTSAQLTNQLNQSLTPHPLNHAALADTTMVSTTGDDGTAVVAGAKVNTTLMTTSTGSVEEFKVKPLPLNDASLVASSKAGGPFAGDDQASRVVTKTIFNCALDCVQLTNGERNGFINAQYNRTEQADGNTTGTGQTLPIFGMYCVRWCRSRTPDVVNESKFVINGIEVIDPPLNLYCYLDQRMYVRAPMTLRITLRNPTRRILHLQAILNSSDSFMFAGHRQLNVTIFSYSSYDLLFNLCPLKAGWQPLPELQLEYQNFQTPAAAPAAGGKPSAAEAPATATTTTTTIGNDVIADGLEGQRKAELASLVQRWMPKMAFVHPPTRTL